From the genome of Phreatobacter cathodiphilus, one region includes:
- the ligA gene encoding NAD-dependent DNA ligase LigA, producing MSKRPAPNAPLDSLTADEARLEHERLAEAIAEADRQYYQDDAPTLTDADYDALRRRYEELEVAFPALKTADSLSRKVGAAPAGKFGKVTHAVPMLSLSNAFADEEVVDFVGRVRRFLGLGADEPVAMTAEPKIDGLSCSLRYERGELTVAATRGDGAVGEDVTANIRTIDEIPKTLKGAPDVLEVRGEVYLSHADFRRINARQEERGLPPFANPRNAAAGSLRQLDPRITAERPLHFFAYAWGEISPERPRDTQSGMVGWFRELGFPTNPLTVVRDSAEGLLGHYREIEAKRATLGYDIDGVVYKVDSLALQARLGFVSRSPRWAIAHKFAAEKATTILDAIDIQVGRTGALTPVAKLRPVTVGGVVVSNATLHNEDYIRGVGTDGERFREHDIRVGDTVIVQRAGDVIPQVLDIVAEKRPADAKPYAFPTTCPACGSPAIREEGEAVRRCTGGFACPAQAVERLRHVVSRRVLDIEGLGAERLPFFFSDPDLPIREPADIFTLARRDAQNLKKLRDKEGFGALSVKNLFEAIEQSRTVPLDRLIAALGIRHIGETTARVLARAYGTWQAFHDAAVRLAEGDAETRHELDSLDQIGDAVIDAVAAYFAEPRNRAMVERLVAELVVQEAEKPKSDTPVAGKTVVFTGSLEKMTRDEAKAMAERLGAKVAGSVSKKTDYVVAGPGAGSKLDKARDLGVAVMTEDEWFEFVK from the coding sequence AGGAGCTGGAGGTCGCCTTTCCCGCCCTGAAGACCGCCGACAGCCTGAGCCGGAAGGTCGGCGCGGCGCCGGCCGGCAAATTCGGCAAGGTCACCCACGCCGTTCCCATGCTCTCCCTCTCCAACGCCTTCGCCGACGAGGAGGTGGTGGACTTCGTCGGCCGCGTGCGCCGCTTCCTCGGCCTCGGCGCCGACGAGCCCGTGGCCATGACCGCCGAGCCGAAGATCGACGGCCTGTCCTGCTCGCTGCGCTACGAGCGCGGCGAACTCACCGTGGCCGCCACCCGCGGCGACGGCGCCGTCGGCGAGGACGTCACCGCAAACATCCGCACCATCGACGAGATCCCGAAGACGCTGAAGGGCGCCCCGGACGTGCTGGAGGTGCGCGGCGAGGTCTATCTCTCCCACGCGGATTTCCGCCGCATCAACGCCCGGCAGGAGGAGAGGGGCCTGCCGCCCTTCGCCAATCCGCGCAATGCCGCCGCCGGCTCGCTGCGCCAGCTCGACCCGCGCATCACCGCCGAGCGGCCGCTGCACTTCTTCGCCTATGCGTGGGGCGAGATCAGCCCGGAACGGCCGCGCGACACCCAGTCCGGCATGGTCGGCTGGTTCCGCGAACTCGGCTTCCCCACCAATCCGCTGACCGTCGTGCGCGACAGCGCCGAGGGCCTCCTCGGCCATTACCGCGAGATCGAGGCGAAGCGCGCCACCCTCGGCTACGACATCGACGGCGTCGTCTACAAGGTGGACAGCCTCGCCTTGCAGGCCCGCCTCGGCTTCGTCTCGCGCTCGCCGCGCTGGGCCATCGCCCACAAGTTCGCCGCCGAGAAGGCGACGACCATCCTCGATGCCATCGACATCCAGGTCGGCCGCACCGGCGCGCTCACCCCCGTCGCCAAGCTGCGCCCGGTCACCGTGGGCGGCGTCGTCGTCTCCAACGCCACGCTGCACAACGAGGACTACATCAGGGGCGTCGGCACCGACGGCGAGCGCTTCCGCGAGCACGATATCCGCGTCGGCGACACCGTGATCGTCCAGCGCGCCGGCGACGTCATCCCGCAGGTGCTCGACATCGTGGCCGAGAAGCGCCCGGCCGATGCAAAGCCCTACGCCTTCCCAACCACCTGCCCGGCCTGCGGCAGCCCCGCCATCCGCGAGGAGGGCGAGGCGGTGAGGCGCTGCACCGGCGGCTTCGCCTGTCCGGCCCAGGCCGTGGAGCGGCTGCGCCACGTCGTCTCGCGCCGCGTGCTCGACATCGAGGGCCTGGGGGCCGAACGCCTGCCCTTCTTCTTCTCAGATCCCGACCTGCCGATCCGCGAGCCGGCCGACATCTTCACCCTCGCCCGCCGCGACGCGCAGAACCTGAAGAAGCTGCGCGACAAGGAGGGCTTCGGCGCGCTCTCGGTGAAGAACCTCTTCGAAGCCATCGAGCAGAGCCGCACCGTGCCGCTCGACCGGCTGATCGCCGCGCTCGGCATCCGCCACATCGGCGAGACGACGGCGCGCGTCCTCGCCCGCGCCTACGGCACCTGGCAGGCCTTCCACGACGCGGCGGTGCGCCTTGCCGAGGGCGATGCCGAAACCCGCCATGAACTCGATTCGCTCGACCAGATCGGCGATGCCGTCATCGACGCCGTCGCCGCCTATTTCGCCGAGCCGCGCAACCGCGCCATGGTCGAGCGCCTCGTCGCCGAACTCGTGGTGCAGGAGGCCGAAAAGCCGAAATCCGACACCCCCGTCGCCGGCAAGACCGTGGTCTTCACTGGCTCACTCGAGAAGATGACGCGTGACGAGGCCAAGGCCATGGCCGAGCGGCTCGGCGCCAAGGTCGCGGGATCGGTGTCGAAGAAGACGGATTACGTGGTCGCCGGCCCCGGTGCGGGGTCGAAGCTCGACAAGGCGCGCGACCTCGGGGTCGCCGTCATGACCGAGGACGAATGGTTCGAGTTCGTGAAATAA
- a CDS encoding thioesterase family protein, with protein sequence MTQFDLCPDTGLAITPRMAIRPEMIDYNGHVNVAFYVKLFDEGLDVLFERIGLSESYVRTRNMSFFAMEMHVRYLREVHLTDPVQARIRILDLDAKRIHYWMELIHAEERWLSATMESISIHIDMATRKPAPFPDDIMARLEDWHRASQGRERPEGVGQVIGIRRKPS encoded by the coding sequence ATGACCCAGTTCGACCTCTGCCCCGACACCGGCCTTGCGATTACCCCGCGGATGGCGATCCGGCCGGAGATGATCGACTACAACGGCCACGTGAACGTCGCCTTCTACGTCAAGCTGTTCGACGAGGGGCTGGACGTGCTGTTCGAGCGCATCGGCCTGTCGGAATCCTATGTGCGCACGCGCAACATGAGCTTCTTCGCCATGGAGATGCACGTGCGCTACCTGCGCGAGGTGCACCTGACCGATCCGGTGCAGGCGCGCATCCGCATCCTCGACCTCGACGCCAAGCGCATCCACTACTGGATGGAGCTCATCCACGCCGAGGAGCGCTGGCTGTCGGCGACGATGGAATCGATCTCGATCCACATCGACATGGCGACGCGCAAGCCGGCGCCCTTCCCCGACGACATCATGGCGCGGCTGGAGGACTGGCATCGCGCCAGCCAGGGCCGCGAGCGGCCGGAAGGCGTGGGTCAGGTGATCGGCATCCGGCGCAAGCCGTCCTGA
- a CDS encoding FAD-binding oxidoreductase yields MPATRTRPSPETVAAVVAELQSLFGNRAVTSQAVRQQHAHTLTWIENQPPDVVVFAESTEDCVAVMKVAAAHDVPVIPFGTGSSLEGHVNAPFGGISLDTSLMKRIIAVHAEDLDVVVEPGVTRKQLNEYLRDMGLFFPIDPGADASIGGMAATRASGTNAVRYGTMKDNVIALEVVLPNGEVIDTARRARKTSAGYDLTRLFVGSEGTLGVITRITLKLHGIPEAISAATCTFPTVKDAADATIVAIQTGIPMARIELLDEVQVGAVNAYSKLSLPEKPLLLLEFHGTEAGVAEQVERFRAIADDYGAGDFQWAAKAEDRTRLWQARHDAYWAAMALRPGWKGQSSDVCVPISRLAECIDATKKDIEASGLIAPIVGHVGDGNFHVLPLMDENDPASVAACKAFMGRIVERALAMEGTCTGEHGVGQGKMKYLAAEHGDAALALMASLKQAVDPRGLMNPGKMAG; encoded by the coding sequence ATGCCCGCCACCCGCACCCGCCCGAGCCCGGAGACCGTCGCCGCCGTCGTCGCCGAGCTCCAGTCCCTGTTCGGCAACCGGGCGGTCACCTCCCAGGCGGTGCGCCAGCAGCACGCCCACACCCTCACCTGGATCGAGAACCAGCCGCCCGACGTCGTCGTCTTCGCCGAGTCGACCGAGGACTGCGTCGCGGTCATGAAGGTCGCCGCCGCCCACGACGTGCCGGTCATCCCCTTCGGCACGGGGTCCTCGCTCGAGGGCCACGTCAACGCGCCCTTCGGCGGCATCTCCCTCGACACCTCGCTGATGAAGCGCATCATCGCCGTCCACGCCGAAGACCTCGACGTGGTGGTCGAGCCCGGCGTCACCCGCAAGCAGCTCAACGAGTATCTGCGCGACATGGGGCTGTTCTTCCCCATCGATCCCGGCGCCGACGCCTCCATCGGCGGCATGGCGGCGACGCGGGCCTCGGGCACCAACGCGGTGCGCTACGGCACGATGAAGGACAACGTCATCGCCCTCGAAGTGGTGCTGCCGAACGGCGAAGTGATCGACACCGCCCGCCGGGCCCGCAAAACCTCGGCCGGCTACGACCTCACCCGCCTCTTCGTCGGCTCCGAGGGCACGCTCGGCGTCATCACCAGGATCACGCTGAAGCTGCACGGCATCCCCGAGGCGATCTCGGCCGCCACCTGCACCTTTCCGACCGTCAAGGACGCCGCCGACGCCACCATCGTCGCCATCCAGACCGGCATCCCCATGGCCCGCATCGAGCTCCTCGACGAGGTGCAGGTCGGCGCGGTCAACGCCTATTCGAAACTCTCGCTGCCCGAGAAGCCGCTGCTGCTGCTGGAATTCCACGGCACCGAAGCCGGCGTCGCCGAACAGGTCGAGCGTTTCCGCGCCATCGCCGACGATTACGGCGCCGGCGACTTCCAGTGGGCCGCCAAAGCCGAGGACCGCACGCGGCTCTGGCAGGCCCGCCACGACGCCTACTGGGCGGCCATGGCGCTCAGGCCCGGCTGGAAGGGCCAGTCCTCCGACGTCTGCGTGCCCATCTCGCGGCTCGCCGAGTGCATCGACGCCACCAAGAAGGACATCGAGGCGAGCGGCCTCATCGCGCCCATCGTTGGCCATGTCGGCGACGGCAATTTCCACGTCCTGCCGCTGATGGACGAGAACGATCCCGCGAGCGTCGCGGCCTGCAAGGCCTTCATGGGCCGCATCGTCGAGAGGGCGCTGGCCATGGAGGGCACCTGCACCGGCGAGCACGGGGTGGGGCAGGGCAAGATGAAATATCTCGCCGCCGAGCACGGCGACGCCGCCCTCGCGCTCATGGCCTCGCTGAAACAGGCCGTCGACCCCCGCGGCCTGATGAACCCCGGCAAAATGGCGGGATGA
- a CDS encoding GNAT family N-acetyltransferase — MTDMFRDNAAAGRFELDVGGRQAFAIYRRQGGSLVIDHVEAEPALRGTGAAGRLMEKVVDAAKAESLSIVPRCGYAASWLRRHGG, encoded by the coding sequence ATGACAGACATGTTCCGGGACAACGCTGCCGCCGGCCGGTTCGAGCTCGACGTCGGCGGCCGCCAGGCCTTCGCGATCTACCGCCGCCAGGGCGGCAGCCTCGTCATCGACCATGTGGAGGCCGAGCCGGCGCTGCGCGGCACCGGTGCGGCCGGGCGCCTGATGGAGAAGGTCGTCGACGCGGCCAAGGCCGAGAGCCTCTCCATCGTGCCCCGCTGCGGCTATGCGGCGAGCTGGCTGCGCCGGCACGGCGGCTGA
- a CDS encoding TRAP transporter substrate-binding protein: MGGWWSIVAVRAPALAVGALLALAAFAPGLAAREFRVADTQPPDYPTVTALELMGRLIAERTGGRHRLRIFHSRQLGEEKETIEQTRIGAIDINRTNVAPLASFIPEANILALPFLFRSVDHLHAVLDGPVGEDILASFERYGLVGLAFYDSGARSIYNSARPIRRIEDLKGLRIRVQQSEMMVEMMRALGAEPVALPYGQVNVSLVTGLIHGAENNWPSYVTTDHYQAARHITLTEHTMSPEVLVVSRKAWDELTTADRDIFRAAARESARAMREQWLKLEQTSRRQAEAAGVTVVTLEDRSGFEEAVRPIVERFAADPPLAALVTRIRQAR, from the coding sequence ATGGGCGGCTGGTGGAGCATCGTTGCGGTCAGGGCGCCGGCCCTCGCGGTGGGGGCGCTGCTGGCGCTCGCCGCTTTCGCCCCTGGCCTCGCCGCCCGGGAGTTCCGCGTCGCCGACACCCAGCCGCCCGATTACCCGACGGTCACGGCGCTGGAGCTAATGGGCCGGCTCATCGCCGAGCGCACGGGCGGGCGCCATCGCCTGCGCATCTTCCACTCGCGCCAGCTCGGCGAGGAGAAGGAGACGATCGAGCAGACCCGAATCGGCGCCATCGACATCAACCGCACCAATGTCGCCCCGCTGGCGAGCTTCATTCCCGAGGCCAACATCCTCGCCTTGCCCTTCCTCTTCCGCTCGGTCGATCATCTCCACGCGGTGCTCGACGGGCCGGTCGGCGAGGACATCCTGGCGAGCTTCGAGCGCTACGGCCTCGTCGGCCTCGCCTTCTACGATTCCGGCGCCCGCTCCATCTACAATTCCGCCCGGCCCATCCGCCGGATCGAGGACCTGAAGGGCCTGCGCATCCGCGTCCAGCAGTCGGAGATGATGGTGGAGATGATGCGGGCGCTGGGCGCCGAGCCGGTGGCGCTGCCCTACGGCCAGGTCAACGTCAGCCTCGTCACCGGGCTGATCCACGGCGCCGAGAACAACTGGCCATCCTACGTCACCACCGACCATTACCAGGCGGCGCGCCACATCACCCTCACCGAGCACACCATGAGCCCCGAGGTCCTGGTGGTCTCGCGCAAGGCCTGGGACGAGCTGACCACCGCCGACCGCGACATCTTCCGTGCCGCCGCCCGCGAATCCGCCCGCGCCATGCGCGAGCAGTGGCTGAAGCTCGAACAGACCTCGCGGCGCCAGGCCGAAGCGGCGGGCGTCACCGTCGTCACCCTCGAGGACCGCAGCGGCTTCGAGGAGGCGGTGCGGCCCATCGTCGAGCGCTTCGCCGCCGATCCCCCGCTCGCGGCGCTGGTGACGCGCATCCGCCAGGCCCGCTGA
- a CDS encoding sensor histidine kinase gives MDATTARRVMVRPALRTIRGRLDWVSEQFRRIPVRWRIVTVVILNLAFITLLMLLIASGARAIRSAWADLQEARRIDRLLASIENDAGRLQTLIHRYFALPNEMVLNEIEQRRKALLAKLAIEQEIDLALQNPARSVTSVTERFMLGFDELRSVRETISSIYENEIRKPASELSQLYAVVETAMADRSALVGPSLGKSREAFSVFLVAINDYYLTQSVQAQREASRSIEVIQQTAPVMVDLAQTEFQRAALTALAERTNALRAGFGRMIQVLGMQNRLLQVEIDGNQAVMATVIQEVAERVRAKEDAAQERLDQTLRIVFVQAAGIAGIFLVIAAVIWTLIARSIRVPLDDLAGSMNAIVAGDLDRPPSGLTATDDIGRMARAVEVFRQNAIEKQRAEQDLVAAKDRAETALHHLRDTQQSLVEAEKLAALGGLVAGVAHEVNNPIGISLTVASTLSRRIDEFAADVERGELRRSRLADFVQGSREAASQLSLNLQRAGEMVQAFKQVAVDRSHADRRSFNLAEATDQIVASLRPTLRRSPVKLAVDVPPDIVLDSYPGPYGQVVTNLFINALTHAFPEGRSGTFSIAAAAEGDQVVMTFRDDGVGMNAEVQRQAYDPFFTTRRGEGGTGLGLNIVFNIVTRRLGGRISLSSTPGVGTTFRIVLPLNAPQEPGDRQEPA, from the coding sequence ATGGATGCGACCACGGCACGCAGGGTGATGGTCCGGCCGGCGCTGCGCACCATTCGCGGCAGGCTCGACTGGGTGTCCGAACAGTTCCGGCGCATTCCCGTGCGCTGGCGCATCGTCACCGTCGTCATCCTGAACCTCGCCTTCATCACCCTGCTGATGCTGCTGATCGCCTCCGGCGCGCGGGCCATCCGCTCCGCCTGGGCAGACCTTCAGGAGGCCCGCCGCATCGACCGGCTCCTCGCCTCCATCGAGAACGACGCCGGGCGGCTCCAGACCCTCATCCACCGCTATTTCGCCCTGCCCAACGAGATGGTGCTGAACGAGATCGAACAGCGCCGGAAGGCGCTCCTCGCCAAGCTCGCCATCGAGCAGGAGATCGACCTCGCGCTGCAGAATCCGGCGCGCTCCGTCACCAGCGTCACCGAGCGCTTCATGCTCGGCTTCGACGAGCTGCGCAGCGTCCGCGAGACCATCTCGTCGATCTACGAGAACGAGATCCGCAAGCCGGCGAGCGAACTCTCCCAGCTCTATGCCGTGGTCGAGACCGCCATGGCCGACCGCTCGGCCCTCGTCGGCCCTTCGCTCGGCAAGTCGCGCGAGGCCTTCTCCGTCTTCCTCGTCGCCATCAACGACTATTACCTGACCCAGTCGGTGCAGGCGCAGCGCGAGGCCTCCCGCTCCATTGAGGTCATCCAGCAGACCGCCCCCGTCATGGTCGATCTCGCCCAGACCGAATTCCAGCGCGCCGCGCTGACGGCCCTCGCAGAACGCACCAACGCGCTGCGGGCCGGCTTCGGCCGCATGATCCAGGTCCTCGGCATGCAGAACCGGCTCCTCCAGGTGGAGATCGACGGCAATCAGGCGGTGATGGCCACCGTCATCCAGGAGGTCGCCGAGCGCGTCCGCGCCAAGGAGGACGCGGCGCAGGAACGGCTCGACCAGACGCTCCGGATCGTCTTCGTCCAGGCGGCGGGCATCGCCGGCATCTTCCTCGTCATCGCCGCCGTCATCTGGACCCTCATCGCCAGGTCGATCCGCGTTCCCCTCGACGACCTCGCCGGCAGCATGAACGCCATCGTCGCCGGCGACCTGGACCGCCCGCCCTCCGGCCTCACAGCCACCGATGACATCGGCCGCATGGCCCGCGCCGTGGAGGTGTTCCGCCAGAACGCCATCGAGAAGCAGCGGGCCGAACAGGACCTCGTCGCCGCCAAGGACCGCGCCGAGACGGCGCTCCATCACCTCCGAGACACCCAGCAGAGCCTGGTGGAAGCGGAGAAGCTCGCCGCCCTCGGCGGTCTCGTCGCCGGCGTCGCCCACGAGGTCAACAACCCCATCGGCATCTCGCTCACCGTCGCCTCCACCCTGTCGCGGCGCATCGACGAGTTCGCCGCCGACGTCGAGCGCGGCGAGCTGCGCCGCTCCCGCCTCGCCGACTTCGTCCAGGGCAGCCGCGAGGCGGCGAGCCAGCTCTCGCTCAACCTGCAGCGCGCCGGCGAGATGGTGCAGGCCTTCAAGCAGGTCGCCGTCGACCGCAGCCATGCCGACCGCCGCAGCTTCAATCTCGCCGAGGCCACCGACCAGATCGTCGCCAGCCTCCGCCCGACGCTGCGCCGCTCCCCGGTGAAGCTCGCGGTGGACGTGCCGCCCGACATCGTTCTCGACAGCTATCCCGGCCCCTACGGCCAGGTCGTGACCAACCTCTTCATCAACGCCCTGACCCACGCCTTTCCCGAGGGGCGCTCCGGCACCTTCTCCATCGCCGCCGCGGCCGAGGGTGATCAGGTGGTGATGACCTTCCGCGACGACGGTGTCGGCATGAACGCCGAGGTGCAGCGCCAGGCCTACGATCCCTTCTTCACCACCCGCCGCGGCGAGGGCGGCACCGGGCTCGGTCTGAATATCGTCTTCAACATCGTGACACGGCGCCTTGGCGGGCGTATCTCGCTGTCGTCGACGCCGGGCGTCGGCACCACCTTCCGCATCGTCCTGCCGCTCAACGCGCCGCAGGAGCCCGGCGACCGGCAGGAACCCGCATGA
- a CDS encoding sensor histidine kinase, with translation MSEPREDAIHPEDDDLVAILDDGPDAPAVEAGRWKVAIIDDDAAIHSGTKYALSDYQLAGHRLDLYSAFSAAEGRTLLARHPDMAVVLLDVVMESDGAGLDLVDYIRNELKNDTVRIILRTGQPGQAPERKVIVDYDINDYKAKTELTGDKLFTSLTAAIRSWQQLMRLVETRRGLELIVEAASELFDLKSMKKLAAGVLTQISGLVQVSCEGILVLREDKERFAVLAGSGVYAPVAAAADGVLDPAMARLVDSAFERRRHAFDAAETALYIKTPTGREIVVALTSDRPLSDTDQTLVAVFCGRLSTAFDNVILYEQLQAANATLERRVAERTRQLTLANERLTAQWQRLKRTNDHKAEVLGTVAHDLKNPLGVILGRSEMMNELLCLDPPNIDRARSQIEQIRSSVARMTSMVDELINDAMLDAEDIVLRLADIDAVAVVGAVIDANAPLADRKGQMLIYRGPDTLPGRADPDRLREAIDNLVSNAVKYSPPGGRITVSLTSSEGGHRIAVTDSGPGLTPEDEQRLFGRFQRLSAKPTAGESSTGLGLFICRRIVELHGGRITATSNGPGKGATFAFTLPPLVQRGPS, from the coding sequence ATGTCCGAACCGAGAGAGGATGCCATTCACCCGGAGGACGACGATCTCGTCGCGATCCTCGACGACGGCCCGGACGCACCCGCGGTCGAGGCGGGCCGCTGGAAGGTCGCCATCATCGACGACGACGCGGCGATCCATTCCGGCACCAAATACGCCCTGTCGGACTACCAGCTCGCCGGCCACCGGCTGGACCTCTACTCCGCCTTCTCCGCCGCCGAGGGCCGCACCCTTCTCGCCCGTCATCCGGACATGGCGGTGGTGCTGCTCGACGTGGTGATGGAGAGCGACGGCGCCGGCCTCGACCTCGTCGACTACATCCGCAACGAGCTGAAGAACGACACGGTGCGCATCATCCTGCGCACCGGGCAGCCGGGCCAGGCGCCCGAGCGCAAGGTGATCGTCGACTACGACATCAACGACTACAAGGCGAAGACCGAGCTGACCGGCGACAAGCTCTTCACCTCGCTCACCGCCGCCATCCGCTCCTGGCAGCAGCTTATGCGGCTGGTGGAGACACGCCGCGGCCTCGAGCTGATCGTCGAGGCGGCCTCCGAGCTCTTCGACCTCAAGTCCATGAAGAAGCTCGCCGCCGGCGTGCTCACCCAGATCTCCGGGCTCGTCCAGGTCTCCTGCGAGGGCATCCTGGTGCTGCGCGAGGACAAGGAGCGCTTCGCCGTGCTGGCCGGATCCGGGGTCTATGCGCCCGTCGCCGCAGCGGCCGACGGCGTGCTTGACCCCGCCATGGCCCGGCTGGTCGACTCGGCCTTCGAACGCCGTCGCCACGCCTTCGACGCCGCCGAGACGGCGCTCTACATCAAGACCCCGACGGGCCGCGAGATCGTCGTGGCGCTGACCTCCGACCGGCCGCTCTCCGACACCGACCAGACCCTGGTCGCGGTCTTCTGCGGCCGGCTCTCCACCGCCTTCGACAACGTCATCCTCTACGAGCAGCTGCAGGCGGCCAACGCCACCCTCGAGCGGCGCGTCGCCGAGCGCACCCGCCAGCTCACCCTCGCCAACGAGCGGCTCACCGCCCAGTGGCAGCGCCTGAAGCGCACCAACGACCACAAGGCCGAGGTGCTCGGCACCGTCGCCCACGACCTGAAGAATCCGCTCGGCGTCATCCTCGGGCGGTCCGAGATGATGAACGAGCTCCTCTGCCTCGACCCGCCGAACATCGACCGCGCCCGCAGCCAGATCGAGCAGATCCGCTCCTCCGTCGCCCGCATGACCTCGATGGTGGACGAACTCATCAACGACGCCATGCTGGACGCCGAGGACATCGTGCTGCGCCTCGCCGACATCGACGCCGTTGCCGTCGTCGGCGCGGTAATCGACGCCAACGCGCCGCTCGCCGACCGCAAGGGCCAGATGCTGATCTACCGCGGGCCCGACACGCTGCCCGGCCGCGCCGACCCGGACCGCCTGCGCGAGGCGATCGACAACCTCGTCTCCAACGCGGTGAAATATTCGCCGCCGGGCGGCCGCATCACCGTCTCCCTCACGTCCAGCGAGGGCGGCCACCGCATCGCCGTCACCGACTCCGGGCCGGGCCTGACGCCGGAGGACGAGCAGCGCCTGTTCGGCCGCTTCCAGCGCCTCTCCGCCAAGCCCACCGCGGGGGAGAGCTCCACCGGCCTCGGCCTCTTCATCTGCCGGCGCATCGTCGAGCTGCACGGTGGCCGCATCACCGCCACCAGCAACGGCCCCGGCAAGGGCGCGACCTTCGCCTTCACCCTGCCGCCCCTCGTGCAGCGGGGGCCCTCGTGA
- a CDS encoding winged helix-turn-helix domain-containing protein encodes MVGDYLKMHGFRVTLCDGGAALRRALEEERPALVVLDLNMPEEDGLSVVRDLKQRLAVPVIMLTATASPDDRVTGLDLGADDYLAKPCELRELLARIRALLRRAVAPPRPAGTGDARDLVRFGTKMLDLGAHVLRDETGAEMPLTSSEFNLLKAFADNPRRVLSRDRLLDLAGARDPEAYDRAVDVRITRIRRKIEPDAEAPAYIRTVRGAGYMFMPEGEKG; translated from the coding sequence ATGGTCGGCGACTACCTGAAGATGCATGGCTTCCGCGTGACGCTCTGCGACGGCGGCGCGGCGCTGCGCCGGGCGCTGGAGGAGGAGCGGCCCGCCCTCGTGGTGCTCGACCTCAACATGCCGGAGGAGGACGGCCTCTCCGTCGTCCGCGACCTGAAGCAGCGTCTGGCCGTGCCGGTGATCATGCTCACCGCCACCGCGAGCCCCGACGACCGGGTCACCGGCCTCGACCTCGGCGCCGACGACTATCTCGCCAAGCCATGCGAGCTGCGCGAGCTCCTCGCCCGCATCCGCGCCCTGCTGCGCCGGGCCGTGGCGCCGCCGCGTCCGGCCGGCACCGGCGACGCCCGCGACCTCGTCCGCTTCGGCACCAAGATGCTCGACCTCGGCGCCCATGTGCTGCGCGACGAGACCGGCGCCGAAATGCCGCTGACGAGTTCGGAGTTCAACCTGCTCAAGGCCTTCGCCGACAATCCGCGCCGCGTCCTCTCCCGCGACCGGCTGCTCGACCTCGCCGGCGCCCGCGACCCCGAGGCCTATGACCGCGCCGTCGACGTGCGCATCACCCGCATCCGCCGCAAGATCGAGCCGGACGCCGAGGCCCCCGCCTATATCCGCACGGTGCGCGGTGCCGGCTACATGTTCATGCCCGAGGGCGAGAAGGGCTGA
- a CDS encoding L,D-transpeptidase: MNRRLVLAAALSLAASAASANPFVQTIMFDPDTREPLVARPHASAAARAPAIPREIVAYTGGHAPGTVVVNTTERRLYLVLADGRAIRYGIGVGRPGFEWAGSPTITRKQEWPDWRPPVQMLQRRPDLPRFMAGGPDNPLGARALYLGSSLYRIHGSNEPHTIGQAVSSGCIRMLNEDVVDLYDRVRVGTRVVVLR, from the coding sequence ATGAACCGCCGCCTCGTCCTCGCCGCCGCCCTGTCGCTCGCCGCCTCGGCCGCCTCCGCCAATCCCTTCGTCCAGACGATCATGTTCGACCCGGACACCCGCGAGCCCCTGGTCGCCCGGCCGCACGCCTCGGCCGCCGCCCGCGCCCCCGCCATCCCGCGCGAGATCGTCGCCTACACCGGCGGCCATGCCCCCGGCACGGTCGTGGTCAACACCACCGAGCGCCGCCTCTACCTCGTCCTCGCCGACGGCCGCGCCATCCGCTACGGCATCGGCGTCGGTCGCCCCGGCTTCGAATGGGCCGGCAGCCCCACCATCACCCGCAAGCAGGAATGGCCGGACTGGCGCCCGCCGGTGCAGATGCTGCAGCGCCGCCCCGACCTGCCGCGCTTCATGGCCGGCGGCCCCGACAACCCGCTCGGCGCCCGTGCCCTCTATCTCGGCTCCTCGCTCTACCGCATCCACGGCTCCAACGAGCCGCACACCATCGGCCAGGCCGTCTCCTCCGGCTGCATCCGCATGCTCAACGAGGACGTCGTCGACCTCTACGACCGCGTCCGCGTCGGCACCCGGGTCGTCGTCCTGCGCTGA